In the genome of Xanthomonas translucens pv. cerealis, one region contains:
- a CDS encoding S1/P1 nuclease, translated as MKSSLFVSAALAAALAVAPSAAFAWGPLGHRLVADLAEAQLTPQARAQVQQLLQGEPEPTLAGVANWADQLRESNPDMGKRTGPWHYVNLGEDQCHYEETRNCPDGNCVIEALHRQAAILADRSQPQAARTEALKFVVHFTGDIQQPLHAGYARDKGANTVQIQFEGKGSNLHALWDSGLLRSRGLDEAHYLAQLRAQPLPAPSPAGSALPPPAAAWAEASCRIMLRPGFYPPGAKLPADYVATWRPVAEAQLRQGGADLAATLNAALGK; from the coding sequence ATGAAATCCTCTCTCTTCGTTTCCGCCGCGCTCGCCGCGGCACTGGCCGTCGCGCCGTCCGCCGCCTTCGCCTGGGGTCCGCTCGGCCATCGCCTGGTCGCCGATCTGGCCGAGGCGCAACTCACCCCGCAGGCCCGCGCGCAGGTGCAGCAGTTGCTGCAGGGCGAACCCGAGCCGACCCTGGCCGGCGTCGCCAACTGGGCCGACCAATTGCGCGAAAGCAACCCGGACATGGGCAAGCGCACCGGCCCCTGGCACTACGTCAACCTCGGCGAAGACCAGTGTCACTACGAGGAAACCCGCAACTGTCCCGACGGCAACTGTGTGATCGAGGCACTGCACCGTCAGGCCGCGATCCTCGCCGACCGCAGCCAGCCGCAGGCGGCGCGGACCGAGGCGCTGAAGTTCGTGGTGCATTTCACCGGCGACATCCAGCAGCCGCTGCACGCCGGCTATGCGCGCGACAAGGGCGCCAACACCGTCCAGATCCAGTTCGAGGGCAAGGGCAGCAACCTGCATGCGCTGTGGGACAGCGGCCTGCTGCGCAGCCGTGGCCTGGACGAAGCGCACTATCTGGCGCAGTTGCGGGCGCAACCGTTGCCGGCGCCTTCGCCTGCCGGCAGCGCGCTGCCGCCGCCGGCCGCGGCCTGGGCCGAAGCCTCGTGCCGGATCATGCTGCGCCCGGGCTTCTACCCGCCCGGCGCCAAGCTGCCGGCGGACTATGTGGCGACCTGGCGCCCGGTCGCCGAAGCGCAGTTGCGCCAGGGTGGCGCCGATCTGGCCGCGACGCTGAACGCTGCGCTGGGCAAGTAA
- a CDS encoding MBL fold metallo-hydrolase, producing the protein MSQVPNVHPFHHAGSGTWSYLVEDGRDAAVIDPVFDFDADTATLCDAPVQGLVELLSARGLQLRWILETHAHADHVSAAQWFKKRWPQATLAIGAGIRAVRARFASQFGLSADGGTAHCGFDHLFADGERFAIGALQTQVIAVPGHTEDNIAYLIGDALFCGDSLFMPDSGTARCDFPGGDAATLFRSIHRLYALPASTRVFVCHDYGAGGRAVACETSIGAQRRDNIHLRDGVGEAEFVALRQARDATLAQPRLMQPSVRANIQAGRTDDLHAAPR; encoded by the coding sequence ATGAGCCAGGTTCCCAACGTCCACCCATTCCACCACGCCGGTTCCGGCACCTGGAGCTATCTGGTCGAAGACGGCCGCGATGCCGCGGTGATCGACCCGGTGTTCGACTTCGATGCGGACACCGCCACGCTGTGCGACGCGCCGGTGCAGGGCCTGGTCGAGTTGCTGTCCGCGCGTGGCCTGCAGCTGCGATGGATCCTGGAAACCCACGCCCACGCCGACCACGTGTCCGCCGCGCAATGGTTCAAGAAACGCTGGCCGCAGGCGACGCTGGCGATCGGCGCCGGCATCCGTGCGGTGCGCGCGCGCTTCGCGTCGCAATTCGGCCTGAGCGCGGACGGCGGCACTGCGCACTGCGGCTTCGACCACCTGTTCGCCGACGGCGAGCGCTTCGCGATCGGCGCGCTGCAGACGCAGGTGATCGCGGTGCCCGGACATACCGAAGACAACATCGCTTACCTGATCGGCGATGCGCTGTTTTGCGGCGATTCGCTATTCATGCCCGACAGCGGCACTGCACGCTGCGACTTCCCCGGCGGCGACGCGGCGACGCTGTTCCGCTCGATCCACAGGCTCTACGCGCTGCCCGCCTCCACCCGCGTCTTCGTCTGCCACGACTACGGCGCCGGCGGCCGCGCAGTGGCCTGCGAAACCAGCATCGGCGCGCAGCGCCGCGACAACATCCACCTGCGCGACGGCGTCGGTGAAGCCGAGTTCGTCGCGTTGCGGCAGGCGCGCGACGCGACCTTGGCGCAGCCGCGGCTAATGCAGCCCTCGGTACGCGCCAACATCCAGGCCGGCCGCACCGACGACCTGCACGCCGCGCCGCGCTGA
- the gap gene encoding type I glyceraldehyde-3-phosphate dehydrogenase, with translation MAIKVGINGFGRIGRNVLRSAVQNFGSDIEIVAINDLLEPDYLAYMLQYDSVHGRFDGHVSVDGNHLVVNGKKIRLTQERDPAALKWDEVGAEVVIESTGLFLTKDTAQKHLDAGARKVILSAPSKDDTPMFVYGVNHASYAGQAIVSNASCTTNCLAPLAKVINDKWGIKRGLMTTVHAATATQKTVDGPSNKDWRGGRGILENIIPSSTGAAKAVGVVIPELNKKLTGMSFRVPTSDVSVVDLTVELEKPATYAEICAEVKAQSEGALKGILGYTEDKVVATDFRGDARTSIFDADAGIALDSTFVKLVSWYDNEWGYSNKCLEMVKVVAK, from the coding sequence ATGGCAATCAAGGTTGGCATCAACGGTTTCGGTCGCATCGGACGCAACGTGCTGCGCTCGGCGGTACAGAATTTCGGCAGCGACATCGAGATCGTCGCCATCAACGACCTGCTCGAGCCCGACTACCTCGCGTACATGCTGCAGTACGACTCCGTGCACGGCCGCTTCGACGGCCATGTGTCGGTCGACGGCAATCACCTGGTGGTCAACGGCAAGAAGATCCGCCTGACCCAGGAACGCGATCCGGCGGCGCTGAAGTGGGACGAGGTCGGTGCCGAGGTGGTGATCGAATCCACCGGCCTGTTCCTGACCAAGGACACCGCGCAGAAGCACCTCGACGCCGGCGCCAGGAAGGTGATCCTGTCGGCCCCGTCCAAGGACGACACGCCGATGTTCGTGTACGGCGTCAACCACGCCAGCTATGCCGGCCAGGCGATCGTCTCCAACGCCAGCTGTACCACCAACTGTCTGGCGCCGCTGGCCAAGGTGATCAACGACAAGTGGGGCATCAAGCGCGGCCTGATGACCACCGTGCACGCGGCCACCGCCACGCAGAAGACCGTGGACGGCCCCAGCAACAAGGACTGGCGCGGCGGCCGCGGCATCCTCGAGAACATCATTCCGTCCAGCACCGGCGCGGCCAAGGCGGTGGGCGTGGTGATCCCGGAGTTGAACAAGAAGCTGACCGGCATGAGCTTCCGCGTGCCGACCTCGGACGTGTCGGTGGTCGACCTGACCGTGGAGCTGGAAAAGCCGGCCACCTACGCCGAGATCTGCGCCGAAGTGAAGGCGCAGAGCGAAGGCGCGCTGAAGGGCATCCTCGGCTACACCGAGGACAAGGTGGTGGCCACCGATTTCCGCGGCGACGCGCGCACCTCGATCTTCGACGCCGACGCCGGCATCGCGCTGGACAGCACCTTCGTCAAGCTGGTGTCCTGGTACGACAACGAGTGGGGCTATTCCAACAAGTGCCTGGAAATGGTCAAGGTGGTGGCGAAGTAA
- a CDS encoding OmpW/AlkL family protein — protein sequence MRKISPLLQSGLAAALCLCALPALAQSQGDWTVGIGAHQVNPTSDNGTLAGGTLPLRIGSDIKPTVTFEYFVHQDLGIEVLAALPFKHDIAVKGVGKVGSTKQLPPVVSLQYHFNSAGKVSPFVGAGLNYTTFFSEHTSGALAGTKLKLEDSWGLAAHVGVDVALTDKSALRVDLRWADIDSEVRVDGASTGTANIDPLVYGLAYVMRF from the coding sequence ATGCGCAAGATCTCCCCCCTCCTGCAGTCCGGCCTGGCCGCCGCCCTTTGCCTGTGCGCCCTGCCGGCGCTGGCGCAGTCGCAGGGCGACTGGACCGTGGGCATCGGCGCCCACCAGGTCAACCCGACGTCCGACAACGGCACGCTGGCCGGCGGCACCCTGCCGCTGCGCATCGGCAGCGACATCAAGCCGACCGTCACCTTCGAATACTTCGTGCACCAGGACCTGGGCATCGAGGTGCTGGCCGCGCTGCCGTTCAAGCACGACATCGCGGTCAAGGGCGTCGGCAAGGTCGGCAGCACCAAACAGCTGCCACCGGTGGTCTCGCTGCAGTACCACTTCAACAGCGCCGGCAAGGTCTCCCCGTTCGTCGGCGCCGGCCTCAACTACACCACCTTCTTCAGCGAGCACACCAGCGGCGCGCTGGCCGGCACCAAGCTCAAGCTAGAGGATTCCTGGGGCCTGGCCGCGCACGTCGGCGTGGACGTCGCGCTCACCGACAAATCGGCGCTGCGGGTGGACCTGCGCTGGGCCGACATCGACAGCGAGGTCAGGGTCGACGGCGCCAGCACCGGCACCGCGAACATCGATCCGCTGGTCTACGGCCTGGCCTACGTGATGAGGTTCTGA
- the modB gene encoding molybdate ABC transporter permease subunit yields the protein MFAFTPQELTAIALSVKVALVAALGSLPFGVACGWLLARRRFPGKSLLDALLHLPLVMPPIVTGYALLIVFGTQGPVGAWLLEHLGVQFAFRWTGAALASAVMGFPLMVRALRLALESTDRRLEAAAATLGAGPWRVFFSITLPLAWPGLVAGTALAFAKALGEFGATITFVSNIPGETQTLSSAIYGLLQVPGGEAGIWRLAAVALAISLAALLLSEWLVRRQRGPEADA from the coding sequence TTGTTCGCATTCACCCCGCAGGAACTCACCGCGATCGCGCTCAGCGTCAAGGTCGCGCTGGTCGCGGCATTGGGCAGCCTGCCGTTCGGCGTGGCCTGCGGCTGGTTGCTGGCGCGGCGCCGCTTCCCCGGCAAGTCGTTGCTGGATGCGTTGTTGCACCTGCCGCTGGTGATGCCGCCGATCGTCACCGGCTATGCGCTGCTGATCGTGTTCGGCACGCAGGGACCAGTCGGTGCCTGGCTGCTCGAACACTTGGGCGTGCAGTTCGCGTTCCGCTGGACCGGCGCGGCCCTGGCCAGCGCGGTGATGGGATTCCCGCTGATGGTGCGCGCGCTCCGCCTGGCCCTGGAATCCACCGACCGGCGCCTGGAAGCGGCCGCGGCCACGCTCGGCGCCGGGCCATGGCGGGTGTTCTTCAGCATCACTCTGCCGTTGGCCTGGCCGGGACTGGTCGCCGGCACCGCGCTCGCCTTCGCCAAGGCACTGGGTGAATTCGGCGCCACAATCACCTTCGTATCGAATATCCCCGGGGAAACACAGACCCTGTCGTCGGCGATCTACGGCCTGCTGCAGGTGCCCGGCGGCGAAGCGGGGATCTGGAGGTTGGCGGCGGTGGCGCTGGCGATCTCGCTTGCCGCACTGCTGCTGTCCGAATGGCTGGTGCGGCGCCAGCGCGGGCCGGAGGCGGACGCGTGA
- a CDS encoding flavin reductase family protein, whose amino-acid sequence MRRYRKHDFPLDQVRRFLEPGPVVLVGSAWKGQRDIMTMGWHMVLEFSPSLIACCISSANHSFGLVRRSKQCTINLPTADLLDTVVGIGNSSGAQLDKFAHFGLTAVAGTHVDAPSIAECYASFECRLHDGRQIAKHNLFVWEVVKAHVATSPTLPKTLHYRGDGKFMLSGAEVSRRRLFKPEML is encoded by the coding sequence ATGCGCCGCTACCGCAAGCACGATTTCCCGCTCGACCAGGTGCGCCGGTTCCTGGAACCGGGCCCGGTGGTATTGGTCGGTTCGGCATGGAAAGGGCAACGCGACATCATGACGATGGGCTGGCACATGGTGCTGGAATTCTCGCCGTCGCTGATCGCCTGCTGCATCTCCAGCGCCAACCACAGCTTCGGGCTGGTCCGGCGCAGCAAGCAATGCACGATCAACCTGCCGACCGCGGACCTGCTCGACACCGTGGTCGGCATCGGCAACAGCAGCGGCGCGCAGCTCGACAAGTTCGCGCACTTCGGCCTGACCGCGGTGGCCGGCACGCACGTCGACGCGCCGTCGATCGCCGAGTGCTATGCCAGCTTCGAATGCCGCCTGCACGACGGCCGTCAGATTGCCAAGCACAACCTATTCGTCTGGGAGGTGGTCAAGGCGCATGTCGCCACGTCGCCGACACTGCCCAAGACCCTGCACTACCGCGGCGACGGCAAGTTCATGCTGTCCGGCGCGGAAGTCTCGCGCAGGCGCCTGTTCAAGCCGGAGATGCTGTAG
- a CDS encoding molybdenum ABC transporter ATP-binding protein, with product MLSIDIEVQRGRFQRRLRVEESARVVALVGPSGAGKTSMLNAIAGVLRPRCGRIAIDERVLYDSAAGIDVPTHRRRIGYVFQDARLFPHMDVRRNLGYGRHGRGQAERFGFDAVVELLGIAPLLARRPGNLSGGEAQRVAIGRALLSQPAILLFDEPLSALDAQRRGELIPYLQRVRDEVRLPMLYVSHQAEEVGRIADAIHRLE from the coding sequence ATGCTGAGCATCGATATCGAAGTGCAGCGCGGCCGCTTCCAGCGCCGCTTGCGGGTCGAGGAAAGCGCACGCGTGGTCGCGCTGGTCGGCCCTTCCGGCGCCGGCAAGACCAGCATGCTCAACGCCATCGCCGGCGTATTGCGCCCGCGCTGCGGACGCATCGCCATCGACGAGCGCGTGCTCTACGACAGCGCCGCCGGCATCGACGTACCCACCCACCGGCGCCGCATCGGCTACGTGTTTCAGGACGCGCGACTGTTCCCGCACATGGACGTGCGCCGCAACCTCGGCTACGGCCGCCATGGCCGCGGCCAGGCCGAGCGCTTCGGCTTCGATGCGGTGGTGGAGCTGCTCGGCATCGCGCCGCTGCTGGCGCGGCGCCCGGGCAATCTATCCGGCGGCGAGGCGCAGCGCGTGGCGATCGGCCGCGCATTGCTATCGCAGCCGGCGATCCTGCTGTTCGACGAACCGCTGTCGGCGCTGGACGCGCAACGTCGCGGCGAACTCATCCCGTACCTGCAGCGCGTGCGCGACGAAGTGCGGCTGCCGATGCTCTACGTCAGCCATCAGGCCGAGGAAGTGGGACGCATCGCCGACGCGATCCATCGGCTGGAGTAA
- a CDS encoding DUF2339 domain-containing protein, which translates to MEGLIVLVVVAVLAVPILMIVLWVALAGLRRRVAALELQLAQMRHAAPQAAQAAARFDAASDAEDTETENDALLADNDGVEGRPFAPLAAVVPVVPVPPPLPPPFGALTAAASEAAAVGAPLPPVPRGPDPIERLLAGTKRWFTEGNVPVKIGMLVLLAGVAALLKYAGDQGWLRMPIELRYAGIAAAALAGLGFGWHQRERKRSFALALQGGAIGVLLLTVFAAFKLSALMPAGAAFALSIVLVASMCVLAVVQESRTLAMLATLAGFLAPIWLSTGSGNHVGLFSYYAVLNAAVFAIAWYRPWRVLNLLGFGFTFGIGTLWGVLQYQPAKFASTEPFLLLFFAFYLLIPILYARRQPATRGNLVDGSLVFGTPLVAFSLQAGLLRGESMPLALCALGLAAVYALLAAALIRRERYAVLGQAYALLAVGFATLAVPLALSARATASIFALEGAALVWLGLRQQRWLPQFSGAGLQLAAAIGFVLGLDLAWHDVQAVANATFMSGALLALAGLASAWSYRRAGADTPVLAYYVWGLAWWCGIGVAEIERFVAASAQADLLLGFVALSGWLAAEAQRRWPARALAATTLGGLLLALPLAMLQADAHGQPFAGHGVWAWSLFAVLGVRSLICLRGSGGWVARAAQFAWWLVWPSVLSLLGSWLAQRFALAEGWQWALLLAPWLAAAALSLLRWSWLAAPLGADFDRCRTALQGGYFGLLGVAWLCTLCVPGASAPLPWLPLLNPLELSQLLVVALAARWLWSATAPALLRTRRLQVLAAAGFLWITSVTLHAVHYWAPVPWASLLSASVAQTSLTVVWSVLGVLGWVLGSRRGQRGLWLAGALLMAVVLGKLLLVDRGNLGNVAGIASFIAYGLLCTVVGYFAPAPPRATEPAEEAHP; encoded by the coding sequence ATGGAAGGGTTGATCGTGCTGGTGGTGGTGGCGGTATTGGCGGTACCGATCCTGATGATCGTGCTGTGGGTGGCGCTGGCCGGCCTGCGTCGGCGCGTGGCGGCCCTGGAACTGCAACTGGCGCAGATGCGGCATGCCGCGCCGCAGGCGGCGCAGGCCGCTGCCCGATTCGACGCAGCCAGCGATGCCGAGGACACCGAGACCGAGAACGATGCGCTGCTCGCCGACAACGATGGCGTGGAGGGACGTCCATTCGCCCCGCTCGCTGCGGTCGTCCCGGTCGTACCTGTGCCACCGCCGCTCCCGCCGCCGTTCGGCGCGCTGACCGCCGCGGCGAGCGAGGCCGCGGCGGTCGGCGCGCCACTGCCGCCGGTACCGCGCGGTCCGGATCCGATCGAGCGGTTGCTGGCCGGCACCAAGCGCTGGTTCACCGAAGGCAACGTGCCGGTCAAGATCGGCATGCTGGTGCTGCTGGCCGGCGTTGCCGCATTGCTGAAGTACGCCGGCGACCAGGGTTGGCTGCGCATGCCGATCGAACTGCGCTATGCCGGCATCGCCGCCGCGGCGCTGGCCGGCCTGGGCTTCGGCTGGCACCAGCGCGAGCGCAAGCGCAGCTTCGCGCTGGCCCTGCAGGGAGGCGCGATCGGCGTGCTGCTACTGACCGTGTTCGCCGCGTTCAAGCTGTCCGCGCTGATGCCGGCCGGCGCTGCGTTCGCGCTGAGCATCGTGCTGGTGGCCAGCATGTGCGTGCTGGCCGTCGTGCAGGAATCGCGCACCTTGGCGATGCTGGCCACGCTGGCCGGATTCCTGGCGCCGATCTGGCTGTCCACCGGCAGCGGCAACCATGTCGGCCTGTTCTCCTATTACGCGGTATTGAACGCGGCGGTGTTCGCGATCGCCTGGTATCGGCCGTGGCGGGTGCTGAACCTGCTCGGCTTCGGTTTCACCTTCGGCATCGGCACGCTATGGGGCGTGCTGCAGTACCAGCCGGCGAAGTTCGCCAGCACCGAGCCGTTCCTGCTGTTGTTCTTCGCCTTCTACCTGCTGATCCCGATCCTGTACGCGCGGCGCCAGCCGGCCACGCGCGGCAACCTGGTCGACGGCAGCCTGGTGTTCGGCACGCCGCTGGTCGCGTTCTCGCTGCAGGCCGGGCTGCTGCGCGGCGAAAGTATGCCGCTGGCGCTGTGCGCGCTGGGCCTGGCGGCGGTATATGCGTTGCTGGCCGCGGCACTGATCCGGCGCGAACGCTACGCGGTGCTCGGCCAGGCCTATGCGCTGCTGGCGGTGGGCTTCGCCACGCTGGCGGTGCCGCTGGCGCTGTCGGCGCGCGCCACCGCCAGCATCTTCGCGCTGGAAGGCGCGGCGCTGGTGTGGCTGGGACTGCGCCAGCAACGCTGGCTGCCGCAGTTCAGCGGCGCCGGCCTGCAACTGGCCGCGGCGATCGGCTTCGTGCTGGGGCTGGACCTGGCCTGGCACGATGTCCAGGCGGTGGCCAATGCCACCTTCATGAGTGGTGCGCTGCTGGCCCTGGCCGGTCTCGCCAGCGCCTGGAGCTATCGCCGTGCCGGCGCCGACACGCCGGTGCTGGCCTATTACGTGTGGGGCCTGGCGTGGTGGTGCGGGATCGGCGTCGCCGAGATCGAACGCTTCGTCGCGGCCTCGGCGCAGGCCGACCTGCTGCTGGGGTTCGTCGCGCTCAGCGGCTGGCTGGCCGCCGAGGCGCAGCGCCGCTGGCCGGCGCGCGCGCTGGCCGCGACCACGCTCGGCGGGCTGCTGCTGGCGCTGCCGCTGGCGATGCTGCAGGCGGACGCCCACGGCCAGCCGTTCGCCGGGCATGGCGTCTGGGCGTGGTCGCTGTTCGCGGTGCTCGGCGTGCGCAGCCTGATCTGCCTGCGTGGCAGCGGCGGCTGGGTGGCGCGCGCGGCGCAGTTCGCCTGGTGGCTGGTGTGGCCGTCGGTACTGTCCTTGCTCGGCAGTTGGCTGGCGCAGCGCTTCGCCCTGGCCGAGGGCTGGCAGTGGGCATTGCTGTTGGCGCCATGGCTGGCGGCGGCGGCGTTGTCGCTGCTGCGCTGGTCGTGGCTGGCCGCGCCTCTGGGGGCGGATTTCGATCGTTGCCGCACAGCGCTGCAGGGCGGCTATTTCGGCCTGCTCGGCGTGGCGTGGCTGTGCACGCTGTGCGTACCCGGCGCCAGTGCGCCGCTGCCGTGGTTGCCGCTGCTCAATCCGCTGGAACTGAGCCAATTGCTGGTGGTGGCGCTGGCCGCGCGCTGGCTGTGGTCGGCGACCGCGCCGGCCCTGTTGCGGACCCGGCGCCTGCAAGTGCTGGCCGCTGCCGGATTCCTGTGGATCACCAGCGTGACCCTGCATGCGGTGCACTACTGGGCGCCGGTGCCGTGGGCGTCGCTGTTGTCCGCCAGCGTGGCGCAGACCAGCCTGACCGTGGTGTGGAGCGTGCTCGGCGTGCTGGGCTGGGTGCTAGGCTCGCGCCGCGGCCAGCGCGGTCTGTGGCTGGCCGGTGCGTTGCTGATGGCGGTGGTATTGGGCAAGCTGCTGCTGGTGGATCGCGGCAACCTCGGCAATGTCGCCGGCATCGCCTCGTTCATCGCCTACGGCCTGTTGTGCACCGTGGTCGGCTATTTCGCGCCGGCGCCGCCGCGCGCCACCGAACCGGCCGAGGAGGCCCATCCATGA
- a CDS encoding ArsR/SmtB family transcription factor, with product MARRLQPAMDPAAMRAHAGEAARLLKALGNEKRLLLLCLLVDHEHSVGELNAHLDLSQSALSQHLAVLREDGLVQTRRDGQTIYYSLVPGPAQRILDTLHGIYCNVGPSSPAKADR from the coding sequence ATGGCCCGCCGCTTGCAACCGGCGATGGATCCGGCCGCGATGCGCGCGCATGCCGGCGAGGCCGCGCGCCTGCTGAAGGCGCTCGGCAACGAAAAGCGGCTGTTGCTGCTATGCCTGCTGGTGGACCACGAACACTCGGTGGGCGAGCTCAACGCGCATCTGGACCTGAGCCAATCGGCGCTGTCGCAGCACCTGGCGGTGCTGCGCGAGGACGGCTTGGTGCAGACCCGCCGCGACGGGCAGACCATCTACTATTCGCTGGTCCCGGGCCCGGCGCAGCGCATTCTCGACACCTTGCACGGCATCTATTGCAACGTCGGCCCTTCCTCTCCCGCCAAGGCAGACCGATGA
- a CDS encoding methyl-accepting chemotaxis protein, producing the protein MLGQLRQSLQRIDESNRTTHVISMNARIESARIGQAGRGFSVIAQEMDVLSRRVADATQDPDKVAASADMRHTLRRLDDDVRRTRLSELALSNIDPIDRNLYERSCDVRWWSTSAAIAAAARPGRGDDALAYAARCMGQVLESYTVYFDPVLAGTDGRILANGRPQQHAAAGSDVSAHAWFEHAMRTRSGEQFGFQGVHASTLADGERVLVYSCTVRDGGRVDGRVLGVLGIVFRWNALAQTAVQRTPLSEQEWGISRVCIVDPHGQVQADSAGRSCRSGPTSPAARRCSSSRVARC; encoded by the coding sequence TTGCTCGGACAGCTGCGGCAGTCGCTGCAACGCATCGACGAGAGCAACCGCACCACCCATGTGATCTCGATGAACGCACGCATCGAATCGGCCCGGATCGGCCAGGCCGGGCGCGGCTTCAGCGTCATCGCGCAGGAAATGGACGTGCTGTCGCGGCGCGTCGCCGACGCCACCCAGGACCCGGACAAGGTCGCCGCCAGCGCCGACATGCGCCACACCCTGCGGCGGCTGGACGACGACGTGCGCCGCACGCGCCTGAGCGAACTGGCGCTGAGCAACATCGACCCGATCGACCGCAACCTCTACGAACGCAGCTGCGACGTACGCTGGTGGTCAACCAGCGCGGCCATCGCCGCCGCCGCGCGCCCTGGCCGCGGCGACGACGCGCTCGCTTATGCGGCGCGGTGCATGGGCCAGGTCCTGGAGTCGTACACGGTGTACTTCGACCCGGTGCTGGCCGGCACCGATGGCCGCATCCTCGCCAACGGCCGGCCGCAGCAGCACGCCGCGGCCGGCAGCGACGTGTCCGCGCATGCCTGGTTCGAGCACGCCATGCGCACGCGCAGCGGCGAGCAGTTCGGCTTCCAGGGCGTGCATGCCAGCACCCTGGCCGATGGCGAGCGCGTACTGGTGTATTCGTGCACGGTGCGCGATGGCGGCCGCGTCGATGGCCGCGTGCTGGGCGTGCTCGGCATCGTGTTCCGCTGGAACGCGCTGGCGCAGACGGCGGTGCAGCGCACGCCGCTATCGGAGCAGGAATGGGGCATCAGCCGGGTGTGCATCGTCGATCCGCACGGCCAGGTCCAGGCCGATTCGGCCGGGCGCAGCTGCAGGAGCGGACCGACTTCGCCGGCCGCGAGGCGCTGTTCAAGCAGCCGCGTGGCGCGGTGCTGA
- a CDS encoding rhodanese-like domain-containing protein: MPHSSAQALVDRARPQIHEVDTDAAATPLPGEWIIDVREPGEFAVGHLPNAINIPRGILEFRLDTDPALARREQPILLYCASGGRSTLAALSLQQLGYSAVRSLNGGFLGWTAAGLPVAF, encoded by the coding sequence ATGCCCCATTCCTCCGCACAGGCCCTGGTCGATAGGGCGCGCCCGCAGATCCACGAAGTCGACACCGATGCCGCCGCCACGCCGCTGCCCGGCGAGTGGATCATCGATGTGCGCGAACCCGGCGAGTTCGCCGTCGGCCACCTGCCCAACGCGATCAACATCCCGCGCGGCATCCTCGAATTCCGCCTGGATACCGACCCGGCGCTGGCCCGCCGCGAGCAGCCGATCCTGCTGTACTGCGCCAGCGGCGGCCGCTCCACGCTGGCCGCGCTGAGCCTGCAGCAGCTGGGCTACAGCGCGGTGCGCTCGTTGAATGGCGGCTTCCTCGGCTGGACCGCCGCCGGCCTGCCGGTCGCGTTCTGA
- the modA gene encoding molybdate ABC transporter substrate-binding protein, with amino-acid sequence MSRSLRRLLCLVSLAVAMAVPPALAQTPLTVFAAASLKESLDEAAAAYQQSSGTPLQVSYAASSALARQVEQGAPADVFFSADLEWMDYLQQRQLVDPAQRRNLLGNTLVLVAPLSSATKVDLRKSGTLAAALGAQGRLAVGQTSSVPAGKYARAALQTLGQWDGVQAHLAESDSVRAALMLVARGEAPLGIVYGSDAKAEPKVRVVAVFPADSHAPIVYPVAALRASKNPAAADFVRWLGTAPAQAIFQRRGFSLAH; translated from the coding sequence ATGTCCCGTTCGCTACGCCGTCTGCTGTGCCTGGTCTCGCTCGCCGTCGCCATGGCCGTGCCGCCGGCATTGGCGCAGACGCCGCTGACCGTGTTCGCCGCCGCCAGCCTGAAGGAGTCGCTGGACGAGGCCGCTGCCGCCTACCAGCAGTCCAGCGGCACGCCGCTGCAGGTGTCGTACGCGGCCAGTTCGGCGCTGGCGCGGCAGGTGGAACAAGGCGCGCCGGCGGACGTGTTCTTCTCCGCCGACCTGGAGTGGATGGACTATCTGCAGCAGCGCCAGCTGGTCGATCCGGCGCAGCGCCGCAACCTGCTCGGCAACACGCTGGTGCTGGTGGCGCCACTGTCGAGCGCCACCAAGGTCGATCTGCGCAAATCCGGCACGCTCGCCGCCGCGCTCGGTGCGCAGGGCCGCCTGGCGGTCGGCCAGACCAGCAGCGTGCCGGCCGGCAAGTACGCCCGCGCCGCGCTACAGACACTCGGCCAGTGGGACGGCGTGCAGGCGCACCTGGCCGAATCGGACAGCGTGCGCGCCGCGCTGATGCTGGTCGCGCGCGGCGAAGCGCCGCTGGGCATCGTCTACGGCTCCGACGCCAAGGCCGAGCCGAAGGTGCGGGTGGTAGCGGTGTTCCCGGCCGACAGCCATGCGCCGATCGTGTATCCGGTGGCGGCATTGCGCGCGAGCAAGAACCCGGCCGCGGCCGACTTCGTGCGCTGGCTGGGCACCGCGCCGGCGCAGGCGATTTTCCAGCGCCGCGGTTTCTCGCTCGCGCACTGA